A stretch of Meiothermus sp. QL-1 DNA encodes these proteins:
- a CDS encoding V-type ATP synthase subunit F has protein sequence MRIGVLTDAEVASGFRLVGLEAEVASPEEAARKLVEMIQSGRYALIAVDERLLKDPNKAAERVMRGRSVPVLLSLPNLQDTLGGGGDARAYMRRLVRDTIGFDVKV, from the coding sequence CTGACCGATGCTGAGGTGGCCTCGGGCTTTCGCCTGGTGGGCCTGGAGGCCGAGGTGGCTTCGCCCGAGGAGGCCGCGCGCAAGCTGGTGGAGATGATCCAGTCGGGCCGCTACGCCCTGATTGCGGTGGATGAGCGTTTGCTCAAGGACCCCAACAAGGCCGCTGAACGGGTCATGCGGGGGCGCAGCGTCCCGGTGCTCCTTTCCCTGCCCAACCTGCAGGATACCCTCGGCGGAGGGGGGGATGCGCGGGCCTACATGCGCCGGCTGGTGCGCGATACCATAGGTTTTGATGTAAAGGTCTGA
- a CDS encoding EVE domain-containing protein, with amino-acid sequence MRHWLIKSEPHTYSIHDLEKEGTALWDGVRNYQARNYLRAMQVGDLAFFYHSNAHPPGIAGLCRVVETGLPDPSQFDPASPYFDPKSPPESPRWWTVRVAFLEKFEPLIPLARLREQFTPEELPILRRGNRLSVIPVEARVAEQIRRMVQGG; translated from the coding sequence ATGCGCCACTGGCTCATCAAGTCAGAACCCCACACCTACAGCATCCATGACCTTGAAAAGGAGGGCACCGCCCTTTGGGACGGGGTGCGCAACTACCAGGCCCGCAATTACCTGCGGGCCATGCAGGTGGGCGACCTGGCCTTCTTCTACCACTCAAACGCCCATCCCCCCGGGATCGCGGGGCTCTGCCGGGTGGTGGAGACCGGCCTGCCCGACCCCAGCCAGTTCGACCCCGCCTCGCCCTACTTCGACCCCAAGAGTCCACCGGAAAGCCCGCGCTGGTGGACGGTGCGGGTGGCCTTCCTGGAAAAGTTCGAGCCCCTCATCCCCCTGGCACGGCTGCGAGAGCAGTTCACCCCCGAGGAGCTTCCCATCCTGCGCCGGGGCAACCGCCTTTCGGTGATACCGGTGGAAGCCCGGGTGGCTGAGCAAATCCGGCGGATGGTCCAGGGGGGCTAG
- a CDS encoding V-type ATP synthase subunit B — protein sequence MLKKEYNAVTYISGPLLFLEGASDLAYGAIVNIDDGTGRIRGGQVIEVSDQYTVLQVFEETSGLNLEHTTVSLVEDVARLGVSKEMVGRIFNGAGRPIDGLPPVVADKRLPINGAPINPVAREKPEEFIQTGISAIDVNMTLVRGQKLPIFSGSGLPHNELAAQIARQAKVLGKAEGFAVVFAAMGITQREVSYFMQEFERTGALSRSVLFLNKADDPTVERLLTPRMALTAAEYLAFEHDYHVLVILTDMTNYCEALREIGGAREEIPGRRGYPGYMYTDLASLYERAGVVHGKKGSVTQIPILSMPGDDITHPIPDLTGYITEGQIFISRELAQQGIFPPINVQPSLSRLMNNGIGKGKTRADHKELADQLFSAYARGVSLRRLVAITGEDALTEMDKKYLRFADNFEKKFIHQGQQERSIEESLNLGWALLADFPASELKRIRREYIEQYHQKTGRLEELVGA from the coding sequence ATGCTCAAGAAGGAGTACAACGCCGTAACCTACATCTCGGGGCCTCTCCTGTTCCTCGAGGGGGCCTCTGACCTGGCCTACGGCGCCATCGTGAACATCGACGACGGCACCGGTCGGATCCGCGGGGGCCAGGTGATCGAGGTTTCTGACCAGTACACCGTGCTGCAGGTCTTCGAGGAGACCAGCGGCCTCAACCTCGAGCACACCACCGTTTCGCTGGTGGAGGATGTGGCCCGGCTTGGGGTCTCCAAGGAGATGGTGGGCCGCATCTTCAACGGGGCCGGCCGCCCCATCGACGGCCTGCCTCCGGTGGTGGCCGACAAGCGCCTGCCCATCAACGGCGCGCCCATCAACCCCGTGGCCCGGGAGAAACCCGAGGAGTTCATCCAGACCGGCATCAGCGCCATTGACGTGAACATGACCCTGGTGCGCGGCCAGAAGCTGCCCATCTTCTCGGGCTCGGGGCTGCCCCACAACGAGCTAGCGGCCCAGATTGCCCGCCAGGCCAAGGTGCTGGGCAAGGCCGAGGGGTTCGCGGTGGTCTTTGCCGCCATGGGCATCACCCAGCGCGAGGTCTCCTACTTCATGCAGGAGTTCGAGCGCACCGGGGCCCTCTCCCGCTCGGTGCTCTTCCTGAACAAGGCCGACGACCCCACCGTGGAGCGCCTCCTCACCCCCCGCATGGCCCTCACCGCGGCCGAGTACCTGGCCTTTGAGCACGACTACCACGTGCTGGTCATCCTGACCGACATGACCAACTACTGCGAGGCCCTGCGCGAGATCGGTGGGGCCCGCGAGGAGATCCCAGGCCGCCGGGGCTACCCTGGCTACATGTACACCGACCTGGCCTCGCTCTACGAGCGCGCGGGCGTGGTGCACGGCAAGAAGGGCTCGGTGACCCAGATTCCCATCCTCTCCATGCCGGGCGACGACATCACCCACCCCATCCCCGACCTCACCGGCTACATTACCGAGGGCCAGATCTTTATCTCCCGTGAGCTGGCTCAGCAGGGCATCTTCCCCCCCATCAACGTGCAGCCCTCGCTTTCCCGGCTCATGAACAACGGCATCGGCAAGGGCAAGACCCGGGCCGACCACAAGGAGCTGGCCGACCAGCTCTTCAGCGCCTACGCCCGCGGGGTGAGCCTGCGCCGCTTGGTGGCGATTACCGGCGAGGACGCCCTCACCGAGATGGACAAGAAATACCTGCGCTTTGCCGACAACTTCGAGAAGAAGTTCATCCACCAAGGGCAGCAGGAGCGCTCCATTGAGGAGAGCCTGAACCTGGGCTGGGCGCTGCTCGCGGACTTCCCCGCCTCCGAGCTCAAGCGCATCCGCCGGGAGTACATCGAGCAGTACCACCAGAAGACGGGCCGGCTGGAGGAGCTGGTGGGGGCCTAG
- a CDS encoding thioredoxin domain-containing protein, translating to MPNRLIHETSPYLLQHAHNPVDWYPWGEEAFAKARAEHKPIFLSVGYATCHWCHVMERESFEDPEIAQMLNAHFVPIKVDREERPDVDQVYMTALQAMTGSGGWPMSMFLLPDLRPFFGGTYWPPEDRHGLPSFRRVLMGIHQAWLHQQKEVLENAEQLTAFLQGQLRPKAGPLPEGLHGEALARLLQAADPVHGGFGGAPKFPQAPLLLYLLSLAWLGHSPARSHLKLTLDRMAQGGLYDQVGGGFHRYAVDAIWRVPHFEKMLYDNAQLARLYAAASLFFGGEEGRFYRRIACETLEYALRELQGPGGGFYAAQDADSEGVEGRFYVWSLSEFREVLGAEAEAAARLFGVSEAGNWEGTNVLERRYPEAVLRQELGLGEAAYEAWVEEVRRRLFEARRRRVPPLTDDKVLADWNGLMLRALAEAGRWLEEPRYLEAARQNARFVLREMWQDGLLRHSWRQGRLRPQAYLSDQAHYGLGLLALFEATGEVEWLEAARRLAEAILGHFRETGGGFYDSLDDTLPVRAKDLHDGPYPSGTAAAAELLLRLSALYEEPGWAEEAMRAIELCAQNLLRYPLGHAALLQAHLVGSQGSELAVVLPSHLAGARRWFLPLTTLAFGPPGALPVLRGRQPGLAYLCRRGACRLPTEDEASLREELQALYPKSQPVS from the coding sequence GTGCCGAACCGCCTAATTCACGAGACCAGCCCCTACCTGCTGCAGCACGCCCACAACCCGGTGGACTGGTACCCCTGGGGGGAGGAGGCCTTTGCCAAGGCCAGGGCCGAGCACAAGCCCATCTTCCTCTCGGTAGGCTATGCCACCTGCCACTGGTGCCACGTAATGGAGCGGGAGAGCTTTGAGGACCCGGAGATCGCCCAGATGCTCAACGCCCACTTCGTGCCCATCAAGGTGGACCGAGAGGAGCGGCCCGACGTGGACCAGGTCTACATGACCGCCCTGCAGGCCATGACCGGCTCGGGCGGCTGGCCGATGAGCATGTTTTTGCTTCCTGACCTGCGCCCGTTCTTCGGCGGCACCTACTGGCCGCCCGAGGACCGGCATGGTCTGCCGAGCTTCCGCCGGGTGCTCATGGGCATCCACCAAGCCTGGCTGCACCAGCAGAAGGAGGTGCTGGAGAACGCCGAGCAGCTTACGGCTTTCCTGCAGGGCCAGCTCAGGCCCAAGGCGGGGCCCCTGCCGGAGGGCCTACACGGGGAGGCTCTGGCCCGGCTGCTCCAGGCCGCCGACCCGGTGCACGGAGGGTTCGGCGGGGCCCCCAAGTTCCCCCAGGCCCCTCTTCTGCTCTACCTGCTCAGCCTGGCCTGGCTGGGCCACTCCCCTGCCAGGAGCCACCTGAAACTCACCTTAGACAGAATGGCCCAGGGCGGGCTTTACGACCAGGTGGGGGGTGGGTTCCACCGCTACGCGGTGGATGCCATCTGGCGGGTGCCCCACTTTGAAAAAATGCTCTACGACAACGCCCAGCTAGCCCGGCTTTACGCTGCGGCCAGCCTGTTTTTCGGAGGGGAGGAGGGCCGGTTTTACCGGCGGATTGCCTGCGAGACCCTGGAGTATGCGCTGCGCGAACTGCAGGGGCCCGGGGGCGGCTTCTATGCCGCGCAGGACGCTGACTCGGAAGGGGTCGAAGGACGGTTCTACGTCTGGTCGCTTTCGGAGTTCCGCGAGGTGCTGGGGGCCGAGGCCGAGGCGGCGGCCCGGCTCTTCGGGGTCTCTGAAGCAGGCAACTGGGAAGGGACGAACGTGCTCGAGCGCCGCTACCCCGAGGCCGTGCTGCGACAGGAGCTGGGGCTAGGGGAAGCGGCCTATGAGGCCTGGGTCGAGGAGGTACGCCGAAGGCTGTTCGAGGCCCGCCGGCGGCGCGTGCCCCCCCTCACCGATGACAAGGTGCTGGCCGACTGGAACGGGCTCATGCTGCGCGCGCTGGCCGAGGCGGGGCGCTGGCTCGAGGAGCCCCGCTACCTCGAGGCTGCCCGCCAAAACGCCCGGTTCGTGCTGCGCGAGATGTGGCAGGACGGGCTGCTGCGCCATAGCTGGCGCCAGGGCAGGCTCAGGCCCCAGGCCTACCTGAGCGACCAGGCCCACTATGGGCTGGGTCTTCTGGCGCTTTTCGAAGCCACCGGGGAGGTCGAGTGGCTCGAGGCCGCCCGCCGGCTGGCCGAGGCCATCCTGGGCCACTTCCGGGAAACGGGGGGCGGGTTCTACGACTCGCTGGACGACACCCTGCCGGTGCGGGCCAAAGACCTCCACGACGGGCCCTACCCCTCGGGCACCGCGGCCGCGGCCGAGCTTTTGCTCCGCCTCTCGGCCCTCTACGAGGAGCCGGGCTGGGCCGAGGAGGCTATGCGGGCCATAGAGCTTTGCGCCCAGAACCTCCTGCGCTACCCCCTGGGCCATGCCGCTCTGCTCCAGGCCCACCTGGTGGGCAGCCAGGGTTCGGAGCTGGCCGTCGTGCTGCCCTCGCACCTGGCCGGGGCCCGGCGCTGGTTCCTGCCCCTGACCACCCTGGCCTTTGGGCCGCCCGGGGCCCTGCCCGTCCTTCGGGGCCGCCAGCCCGGGCTGGCCTACCTCTGCCGCCGGGGGGCCTGCCGCCTGCCCACCGAGGACGAGGCCAGCCTGAGGGAGGAGCTGCAGGCCCTCTACCCGAAAAGCCAACCGGTATCATAG
- a CDS encoding nitrilase-related carbon-nitrogen hydrolase, producing the protein MRVALLHLTTRESPEATLEKALELLEEARRQKAHLAVLPELFPSGYRYELAPRTPWVLAELERFCGQSGLRVLAGVLEVAGERYANRAHLIGPDGLQATYTKTHLIPAFNEPATMTPGQSLVRLGLEGFQAGLAICFDLRFPEVFRAYAVEGVDLFLVPSAWPRARAYAWELFCKARAAENQAYLVAVNHAEAPFGAPSLAVDPLGQEMLRLEAEEVGVVELEPGYPTRLRQEFPVFPQRRPELYAGLLKSPTNR; encoded by the coding sequence ATGAGAGTCGCCCTGCTGCACCTCACCACCCGCGAGAGCCCAGAGGCCACCTTGGAGAAGGCCCTGGAGCTCTTAGAAGAAGCCCGCCGGCAAAAGGCCCACCTGGCCGTGCTGCCGGAACTCTTCCCCAGCGGCTACCGCTACGAGCTGGCCCCGCGCACCCCCTGGGTCCTGGCCGAGCTGGAAAGGTTCTGCGGCCAAAGCGGCCTGCGGGTGCTGGCAGGGGTGCTGGAGGTCGCCGGGGAGCGCTACGCCAACCGGGCCCACCTCATAGGGCCGGATGGCCTCCAGGCCACCTACACCAAGACCCACCTCATCCCGGCCTTCAACGAGCCGGCCACCATGACCCCCGGGCAAAGCCTGGTGCGGCTGGGGTTGGAAGGCTTCCAGGCCGGGCTGGCCATCTGCTTCGACCTGCGCTTCCCCGAGGTCTTCCGGGCCTACGCGGTGGAGGGGGTGGACCTCTTCCTGGTCCCCTCGGCCTGGCCCAGGGCCCGGGCCTACGCCTGGGAGCTCTTCTGCAAGGCCCGGGCTGCTGAGAACCAGGCCTATCTGGTGGCCGTCAACCACGCCGAGGCCCCTTTCGGCGCGCCCAGCCTGGCGGTAGACCCCCTGGGCCAGGAGATGCTTCGGCTCGAGGCCGAGGAGGTGGGGGTGGTGGAGCTCGAGCCCGGCTACCCCACCCGGCTGCGGCAGGAGTTTCCGGTCTTCCCCCAGCGCCGCCCGGAGCTTTACGCAGGCCTTCTGAAAAGCCCCACCAACAGGTAG
- the thrC gene encoding threonine synthase, with product MRYFSTRDPQKTPLSFEEALLGGLAPDGGLYLPEAIPRLSGPWRRAASLAELGVEVLKGWLQDPPLAELEPLVREALDFPAPLVRLEEGLYVLELFHGPTLSFKDFGARTMARLMQHFLRKRGERRIILVATSGDTGSAVADGFAGQENIEVVLLYPKGLVSEVQERQLIVKRPGVRTFAVEGTFDDCQRLVKSAFTDPELKHLPLSSANSINIGRLLPQALYYLWAAAQGHLEAANFCVPSGNLGNLTGGVLAALMGLRVPRFLAAHNANPYFPDFLAGRAEPFRFPPTVPTLSNAMDVGAPSNFERLYHLLGPERLREWVWGTTVSDPATLERMQRTYEQYGYLACPHTAVGLEAVHRYRMYTGDPTPIVALSTAHPAKFPDAVRKALGIEPPQEARLEALKDRPVQVEPLPPRLEALKARLL from the coding sequence ATGCGCTACTTCAGCACCCGCGACCCGCAAAAAACCCCCCTCAGCTTCGAAGAGGCCCTGCTGGGGGGCCTGGCCCCCGACGGGGGCCTCTACCTGCCCGAGGCCATCCCGCGCCTTTCGGGCCCCTGGCGCCGGGCCGCCTCTTTGGCCGAGCTGGGGGTGGAGGTCCTGAAGGGGTGGCTCCAGGACCCCCCCCTGGCCGAACTCGAGCCCCTGGTGCGGGAGGCCCTGGACTTTCCCGCCCCCCTGGTGAGGCTCGAAGAGGGCCTCTACGTGCTCGAGCTCTTCCACGGCCCCACCCTTTCCTTCAAGGACTTCGGGGCCCGCACCATGGCCCGCCTGATGCAGCACTTCCTGCGAAAACGCGGCGAGCGCCGCATCATCCTGGTGGCCACCTCGGGCGACACCGGCAGCGCAGTGGCCGACGGTTTCGCCGGGCAGGAAAACATCGAGGTGGTGCTCCTTTACCCCAAGGGCCTGGTGAGCGAGGTGCAGGAGCGCCAGCTCATCGTAAAGCGGCCCGGGGTGCGCACCTTTGCCGTGGAGGGCACCTTTGACGACTGCCAGCGGCTGGTCAAGAGCGCCTTCACCGACCCCGAGCTGAAGCACCTGCCGCTGAGCAGCGCCAACTCCATCAACATCGGCCGGCTTCTCCCCCAGGCCCTCTACTATCTGTGGGCCGCGGCCCAAGGCCACCTGGAAGCGGCCAACTTCTGCGTGCCGAGCGGCAATTTGGGCAACCTCACGGGTGGGGTGCTGGCGGCCCTCATGGGGCTGAGGGTCCCCCGCTTCCTCGCCGCCCACAACGCCAACCCCTATTTCCCCGACTTCCTTGCAGGCCGGGCCGAGCCCTTCCGCTTCCCTCCCACCGTTCCCACCCTGTCGAACGCCATGGACGTGGGGGCCCCCAGCAACTTCGAGCGGCTTTACCACCTTTTAGGCCCAGAGCGGCTGCGGGAATGGGTCTGGGGCACCACGGTGAGCGACCCAGCCACGCTGGAGCGCATGCAGCGCACCTACGAACAATACGGCTACCTGGCCTGCCCTCACACCGCGGTGGGCCTCGAGGCCGTCCACCGCTACCGCATGTACACCGGCGACCCCACCCCCATTGTGGCCCTCTCCACCGCCCACCCGGCCAAGTTTCCCGACGCGGTACGAAAGGCCTTGGGCATAGAGCCCCCCCAGGAGGCCCGCCTCGAGGCCCTCAAGGACCGGCCCGTCCAGGTAGAACCGCTACCCCCCCGGCTGGAGGCCCTCAAGGCCCGCTTGCTCTAG
- a CDS encoding V-type ATP synthase subunit D gives MAEPVSPTRSTLLAKRDQRRLALQGVELLKNKRDALIAEFFALVQDSLKAREALEQAAKEAYFSLLIAKAFDTPEAVESLSGSPLEVQIQVESLYGVKVPRIQPPERNGALAFSPIGVGAKTLEAAAAFRALAEAIIAVANTENRLRKIGEEIKKTNRRVNALEQISIPEINEQIKFITDTLDQRALEEVTTLKRIKAAILRREAEETGEVSAHIEKGAGL, from the coding sequence GTGGCTGAGCCCGTTTCGCCGACCCGCTCCACCCTCTTGGCCAAGCGCGACCAGCGGCGCCTGGCCTTGCAGGGGGTGGAGCTTTTGAAGAACAAGCGCGACGCCTTGATTGCAGAGTTCTTCGCGCTGGTGCAGGACTCCCTGAAGGCGCGCGAGGCTTTGGAACAGGCGGCCAAAGAGGCCTACTTCAGCCTGCTCATCGCCAAGGCCTTCGACACCCCGGAGGCGGTGGAGTCGCTTTCGGGGAGCCCCCTCGAGGTCCAGATACAGGTGGAGAGCCTGTACGGGGTCAAGGTGCCCCGCATCCAACCGCCCGAGCGCAACGGGGCGCTGGCCTTCAGCCCCATTGGGGTGGGGGCCAAGACCTTGGAGGCTGCCGCAGCCTTTCGCGCGCTGGCCGAGGCCATCATCGCGGTGGCCAACACCGAGAACCGGCTGCGCAAAATTGGCGAGGAGATCAAGAAGACCAACCGCCGGGTGAACGCTTTAGAGCAGATCTCGATTCCCGAGATCAACGAGCAGATCAAGTTCATCACCGACACCCTCGACCAGCGGGCCTTGGAGGAGGTCACCACCCTCAAGCGCATCAAGGCCGCCATCCTGCGCCGCGAGGCCGAGGAGACCGGGGAGGTCTCGGCCCACATCGAGAAGGGTGCGGGGCTCTGA
- a CDS encoding YbaN family protein, with the protein MEPLRPIWLLLGFSFAGLGFLGAAVPGMPSTVFFILAAYFFSKSSPRFLNWVLNLPKVGPMVRDYRAGLGMPRKAKVLALCMLSFFALTSAIFLVPVFWVKVVVLVVGAVGFWFIHSRIPTKELVLAQHKGNA; encoded by the coding sequence ATGGAGCCTCTCCGACCAATTTGGCTGCTACTCGGCTTCTCCTTCGCTGGCCTCGGTTTCCTGGGCGCCGCGGTACCGGGCATGCCCTCCACGGTCTTCTTCATACTGGCCGCCTACTTCTTTTCCAAAAGCAGCCCCCGCTTCCTCAACTGGGTCCTGAACCTGCCCAAGGTAGGGCCCATGGTGCGCGACTACCGCGCAGGCCTTGGAATGCCGCGAAAAGCCAAGGTGCTGGCCCTTTGCATGCTGAGCTTCTTCGCCCTTACCAGCGCCATCTTCCTCGTGCCGGTGTTCTGGGTCAAGGTGGTGGTGCTGGTGGTGGGGGCCGTGGGCTTTTGGTTCATCCACAGCCGGATTCCCACCAAGGAGCTGGTGCTGGCCCAGCACAAGGGCAACGCCTAG
- a CDS encoding RDD family protein, which produces MYPSLSYFGRRLMAGVVDLVVMAGLQFGLVRSINALFPPSYPGHHFSIEGLILFGIFSPLAWFTYAVLPLVRTGATIGKEMLGLRVVNYRRQNPTFAQAFLRESLGRWLNAMVLNLGLLLMFWDRDRQALHDMVADTFVVPR; this is translated from the coding sequence GTGTATCCTTCCCTGAGCTATTTTGGTCGCCGGCTGATGGCGGGGGTGGTGGACCTGGTGGTGATGGCCGGGCTGCAGTTTGGCCTGGTCCGCTCGATCAACGCCCTTTTTCCTCCCAGCTACCCCGGCCATCACTTCTCCATAGAAGGACTCATTCTGTTCGGTATTTTTTCGCCCCTGGCCTGGTTCACCTACGCGGTTTTGCCCCTGGTGCGCACCGGGGCCACCATAGGCAAAGAGATGCTGGGCCTGCGGGTGGTCAACTACCGCCGGCAGAACCCTACCTTTGCCCAGGCCTTTTTGCGGGAGAGCCTGGGCCGCTGGCTCAACGCCATGGTGCTGAACCTGGGGCTTTTGCTTATGTTCTGGGACCGCGACCGGCAGGCCCTGCACGATATGGTGGCGGATACCTTTGTGGTGCCGCGCTAG
- a CDS encoding V-type ATP synthase subunit A, with product MGTIKKIAGPAVIAENLQGAKMYDIVRVGHERLVGEIIRLDGNTCFIQVYEDTNGLKVGEPVETTGLPLALELGPGLLNGIFDGILRPLDKIQAVSGIFISRGIEVSSLDRTRKWDFTPVKKVGDEVRGGEILGTVPEFGFTHKILVPPDKKGRIKHIVGPGQYTIDDTIAELEDGTKLRLAHYWPVRKPRPFLKKLDPNEPFLTGMRILDVLFPLAAGGTAAIPGPFGSGKTVTQQSIAKYGDANIVVYVGCGERGNEMTDVLVEFPELEDPQTGRPLMERTILVANTSNMPVAAREASLYTGITLAEYFRDQGYKVSLMADSTSRWAEALREIASRLEEMPAEEGYPPYLASRLSSFYERAGKVITLAGEQGAVSVIGAVSPAGGDFSEPVTQSTLRITGGFWALDAQLARARHFPAINWARSYSLFLNILEPWYRQNVAPDYPEVRAQIVAILQREAELQQVVQLVGPDALQDNERLALEIGRITREDFLQQNGFDPVDASCSMAKAYGIMQMILAAYRQAELALSKGATIADFLSDPVIEKIGRARYVPEEEFPAYKAEFDEMIKTAFLGTVRA from the coding sequence ATGGGAACCATCAAAAAAATCGCAGGCCCGGCGGTAATCGCTGAAAACCTGCAGGGCGCGAAAATGTACGACATCGTGCGCGTGGGGCACGAAAGACTGGTAGGGGAGATTATCCGGCTGGACGGCAACACCTGCTTTATTCAGGTCTACGAGGATACCAACGGCCTCAAGGTGGGCGAGCCGGTGGAGACCACCGGGCTGCCGCTGGCGCTGGAGCTGGGCCCAGGTCTTCTGAACGGCATTTTCGACGGGATTCTCCGTCCCCTGGATAAAATCCAGGCTGTATCGGGTATTTTCATCAGCCGCGGCATCGAGGTTTCCTCCCTCGACCGCACCCGCAAGTGGGACTTCACCCCTGTGAAGAAGGTGGGGGACGAGGTGAGAGGGGGGGAGATCCTGGGTACCGTGCCTGAGTTCGGCTTCACCCACAAGATCCTGGTGCCCCCTGACAAGAAGGGGCGCATCAAGCACATCGTGGGCCCGGGCCAGTACACCATCGACGACACCATCGCCGAGCTCGAGGACGGCACCAAGCTCCGCCTGGCCCACTACTGGCCGGTGCGCAAACCCCGGCCCTTCCTGAAGAAGCTCGACCCCAACGAGCCCTTCCTTACTGGAATGCGCATTCTCGACGTGCTTTTTCCCCTGGCGGCGGGGGGTACGGCGGCCATTCCGGGACCCTTTGGCTCGGGCAAGACCGTGACCCAGCAGTCCATTGCCAAGTACGGCGATGCCAACATCGTGGTTTATGTGGGTTGCGGCGAGCGCGGCAACGAGATGACCGACGTGCTGGTGGAGTTCCCCGAGCTGGAAGACCCCCAGACCGGCCGCCCGCTGATGGAGCGCACCATCCTGGTGGCCAACACCTCCAACATGCCCGTGGCGGCCCGGGAGGCCAGCCTCTACACCGGGATTACCCTGGCCGAGTACTTCCGCGACCAGGGCTACAAGGTCTCCCTGATGGCCGACTCCACCAGCCGCTGGGCCGAGGCGCTGCGCGAGATTGCCTCCCGCCTGGAGGAGATGCCCGCCGAGGAGGGCTACCCCCCTTACCTGGCCTCGAGGCTCTCCAGCTTCTACGAACGGGCCGGCAAGGTGATCACCCTGGCCGGGGAGCAGGGGGCGGTCTCGGTGATTGGAGCGGTTTCGCCCGCGGGCGGCGACTTCTCCGAGCCCGTGACCCAGTCCACCCTGCGCATCACCGGGGGCTTTTGGGCCCTGGATGCCCAGCTGGCCCGGGCCCGGCACTTCCCCGCCATCAACTGGGCCCGCTCCTACTCGCTTTTCTTGAATATCCTGGAACCCTGGTACCGCCAGAATGTGGCCCCCGACTACCCCGAGGTGCGCGCCCAGATTGTCGCCATTCTGCAACGCGAGGCCGAGCTGCAGCAGGTGGTGCAGCTCGTGGGCCCCGATGCCCTGCAGGACAACGAGCGGCTGGCGCTGGAGATTGGCCGCATCACCCGCGAGGACTTCCTGCAGCAGAACGGCTTTGACCCTGTGGACGCGAGCTGCTCTATGGCCAAGGCCTACGGCATCATGCAGATGATTCTGGCCGCTTACCGGCAAGCAGAGCTGGCCCTTTCCAAAGGGGCTACCATTGCCGATTTCCTCTCGGACCCGGTGATCGAGAAGATCGGCCGGGCCCGCTATGTGCCCGAGGAAGAGTTCCCCGCCTACAAGGCCGAGTTTGACGAGATGATCAAGACAGCCTTCCTGGGGACGGTCAGGGCGTAA